A genomic segment from Triticum dicoccoides isolate Atlit2015 ecotype Zavitan chromosome 1A, WEW_v2.0, whole genome shotgun sequence encodes:
- the LOC119359168 gene encoding cysteine protease XCP1-like: MASKLSVAVLLLCVGVCVARNSDFSIVGYSEEDLSSHDRLIELFEKWLAKHQKAYASFEEKLHRFEVFKDNLKLIDEINREVTSYWLGLNEFADLTHDEFKAAYLGLSPPPASRSSSRSFRYEDLSARDLPKEVDWRKKGAVTDVKNQGQCGSCWAFSTVAAVEGINAIVTGNLTALSEQELIDCSVDGNSGCNGGMMDYAFSYIASSGGLHTEEAYPYLMEEGSCGDGKKSESEAVSISGYEDVPAKDEQALIKALAHQPVSVAIEASGRHFQFYSGGVFDGPCGAHLDHGVAAVGYGSDKGKGHDYIIVKNSWGAKWGEKGYIRMKRGTGKGEGLCGINKMASYPTKDN, encoded by the exons ATGGCTTCCAAGCTCTCGGTTGCTGTTCTTCTCCTCTGTGTCGGCGTGTGCGTGGCTCGCAACAGCGACTTCTCCATCGTCGGCTACTCGGAGGAGGACCTGTCGTCGCACGACAGGCTCATCGAGCTGTTCGAGAAGTGGCTGGCCAAGCACCAGAAGGCGTACGCGAGCTTCGAGGAGAAGCTGCACCGGTTCGAGGTGTTCAAGGACAACCTGAAGCTCATCGACGAGATCAACCGGGAGGTGACCAGCTACTGGCTTGGTCTCAATGAGTTCGCGGACCTCACCCACGACGAGTTCAAGGCCGCCTACCTTGGCCTCAGCCCTCCTCCGGCTAGCCGGAGCAGTAGCCGGAGCTTCAGGTACGAGGACTTGTCTGCCCGCGACTTGCCGAAGGAGGTTGACTGGAGGAAGAAGGGCGCGGTGACGGACGTGAAGAACCAGGGGCAGTGCGGCAGCTGCTGGGCATTCTCGACCGTGGCGGCGGTGGAGGGGATCAACGCGATCGTGACGGGCAACCTGACGGCGCTATCGGAGCAGGAGCTCATCGACTGCAGCGTCGACGGCAACAGTGGCTGCAACGGCGGTATGATGGACTATGCCTTCTCCTACATCGCCTCCAGCGGCGGCCTCCACACCGAGGAGGCCTATCCGTACCTTATGGAGGAAGGCAGCTGCGGCGACGGCAAGAAGAGTGAGTCTGAGGCGGTGTCGATCAGCGGCTACGAGGACGTGCCGGCAAAGGACGAGCAGGCGCTGATCAAGGCGCTCGCACACCAGCCCGTCTCCGTCGCCATTGAGGCCTCCGGCAGGCACTTCCAGTTCTACAGCGGG GGGGTTTTCGATGGTCCGTGCGGCGCGCATCTGGATCACGGGGTGGCGGCGGTCGGGTACGGGTCGGACAAGGGCAAGGGGCACGACTACATCATTGTGAAGAACTCGTGGGGAGCCAAGTGGGGCGAGAAGGGGTACATCAGGATGAAGAGGGGCACCGGCAAGGGCGAGGGCCTCTGCGGCATCAACAAGATGGCCTCCTACCCAACCAAGGACAACTGA
- the LOC119359151 gene encoding general transcription and DNA repair factor IIH subunit TFB5-like, whose amino-acid sequence MVNAIKGLFISCDIPMAQFIVNMNASMPASEKFIVHILDPTHMFIQPNMGDYIKSKMAEFRDQNSYEKPT is encoded by the exons TGTTCATCTCCTG TGATATACCAATGGCTCAGTTCATTGTTAATATGAATGCGTCAATGCCCGCATCGGAGAAGTTCATCGTGCACATTCTTGACCCCACACACATGTTTATCCAGCCTAATATGGGAGATTACATCAAAAGTAAGATGGCGGAGTTCAGAGATCAGAACAGCTACGAGAAGCCAACATGA